One genomic window of Indioceanicola profundi includes the following:
- a CDS encoding SDR family NAD(P)-dependent oxidoreductase, protein MGSRNIIVSGGCGALGTAVAAAFLAQGDRVAVIDRAQELPAGIAQAVLCGGVDLTDPAQAASALDKARAALGGLDVLVNIAGAFRWETVEDGSPETWDMLYAVNVKTARNLSAAAIEHLPPGGRIVNIGAAAAAKAGKGMAPYAASKAGVAKLTESLAEELAGRGITVNAVLPAIIDTPQNRADMPDADPAGWTSPAAIADVILFLASPAARAITGALVPVTNPAA, encoded by the coding sequence ATGGGCAGCAGGAACATCATCGTGTCGGGCGGATGCGGGGCGCTGGGCACGGCGGTGGCCGCCGCCTTCCTGGCGCAGGGAGACCGGGTGGCCGTGATCGATCGGGCGCAGGAGCTGCCCGCCGGCATCGCCCAGGCGGTCCTCTGCGGCGGCGTGGACCTGACTGACCCGGCGCAGGCGGCGTCGGCCCTGGACAAGGCGCGGGCGGCGCTGGGCGGGCTGGACGTGCTGGTCAATATCGCCGGCGCCTTCCGCTGGGAGACGGTGGAGGACGGATCGCCGGAGACCTGGGACATGCTCTACGCCGTCAATGTGAAGACCGCCCGCAACCTGTCGGCCGCCGCCATCGAGCACCTGCCGCCGGGCGGGCGGATCGTCAATATCGGGGCAGCCGCGGCGGCAAAGGCCGGAAAAGGCATGGCTCCCTATGCCGCCTCCAAGGCCGGCGTCGCCAAGCTGACCGAAAGCCTGGCGGAGGAGCTGGCCGGCCGCGGCATCACCGTCAACGCCGTGCTGCCCGCCATCATCGACACGCCGCAGAACCGGGCCGACATGCCCGATGCCGATCCCGCCGGATGGACCTCTCCGGCCGCCATCGCCGACGTGATCCTGTTCCTGGCCTCTCCCGCCGCCCGCGCCATTACCGGCGCTCTGGTTCCGGTGACCAATCCGGCAGCGTAA
- a CDS encoding solute carrier family 23 protein, whose product MSYFPRWTLRSGGEVAPDERLPWPRMAALGVQHVVAMFGATALAPILMGFDPNTAIFFSGIGTLLFFVMTGGRLPSYLGSSFAFIAVVVTATGYAGGGPNPNIPVALGGIAAAGLLYTLIGIIVHAAGTGWIERMMPPVVTGAIVAAIGLNLAPIAVKDVSGDGFNSVIGLLTLAAVALVAVRGGNWLRPLPILVGAAVGYAAYFIGANLLGFGTPIDFSGVAAADWFGLPTFTAPVFEPAAMVLIAPVAVILVAENLGHVKGIAAMTGRNLDPLIGRAFIADGVATMISASGGGTGVTTYAENMGVMAVTRIYSTLVFVVAAGVALVLGFSPKFGALIMTLPAPVIGGLALVVFGLIAATGGRIWVLNRVDFAKARNLITAAVALTAGAGDLTLGIGGFTLGGIGTATFGAILLYHLLGSHDPEAEQVGLADSATDVPRH is encoded by the coding sequence ATGTCCTATTTCCCGCGTTGGACCCTGAGAAGCGGCGGGGAGGTTGCGCCGGACGAACGGCTGCCCTGGCCGCGCATGGCGGCGCTGGGCGTACAGCATGTGGTCGCCATGTTCGGGGCGACGGCGCTGGCGCCGATCCTGATGGGGTTCGACCCGAACACCGCCATCTTCTTCTCCGGTATCGGAACGCTGCTGTTCTTCGTGATGACCGGCGGGCGGCTTCCCTCCTATCTGGGGTCCAGCTTCGCCTTCATCGCCGTGGTGGTCACGGCGACCGGCTATGCCGGCGGGGGGCCAAATCCGAACATACCGGTGGCGCTGGGCGGCATCGCCGCGGCGGGGCTGCTCTACACCCTTATCGGCATTATCGTGCATGCCGCCGGCACCGGCTGGATCGAGCGGATGATGCCGCCGGTGGTGACCGGGGCCATCGTCGCCGCGATCGGGCTGAACCTGGCGCCTATCGCGGTCAAGGACGTGTCGGGCGACGGCTTCAACAGCGTGATCGGCCTGCTGACCCTGGCGGCGGTCGCGCTGGTCGCGGTCCGCGGCGGCAACTGGCTGCGGCCCCTCCCGATCCTGGTCGGGGCGGCGGTGGGCTATGCGGCCTATTTCATCGGGGCCAATCTGCTGGGCTTCGGCACGCCCATCGATTTCAGCGGGGTCGCGGCGGCGGACTGGTTCGGCCTGCCGACCTTTACGGCGCCGGTGTTCGAGCCGGCCGCCATGGTGCTGATCGCGCCCGTCGCGGTGATCCTGGTGGCGGAGAACCTGGGCCATGTTAAGGGCATCGCCGCCATGACTGGCCGCAACCTGGACCCGCTGATCGGCCGCGCCTTCATCGCCGACGGGGTGGCCACCATGATCTCCGCCTCCGGCGGCGGCACGGGCGTGACCACCTATGCCGAGAACATGGGCGTGATGGCGGTGACACGGATTTATTCCACGCTGGTCTTCGTGGTGGCGGCAGGGGTGGCGCTGGTGCTGGGTTTCTCGCCCAAGTTCGGGGCGCTGATCATGACCCTGCCGGCCCCGGTGATCGGCGGGCTGGCGCTGGTGGTGTTCGGGCTGATCGCCGCGACCGGCGGGCGCATCTGGGTGCTGAACCGGGTGGATTTCGCCAAGGCCCGCAACCTGATCACGGCCGCCGTGGCGCTGACCGCCGGGGCGGGGGACCTGACGCTGGGCATCGGCGGCTTCACGTTGGGCGGAATCGGCACCGCCACCTTCGGCGCCATCCTGCTCTATCACCTGCTGGGCAGCCACGATCCGGAGGCGGAGCAGGTCGGGCTGGCGGACAGCGCCACCGACGTCCCGCGGCACTAG
- a CDS encoding acyl-CoA dehydrogenase family protein, producing MSGSAPYPRTVRGTNLFDTDVNLHRLLERRAPHVMERHGERLSDFGAWAGTRLDEQAEYTDRFAPPKLDPYDGDGQRTGRVVFNSDYLDCHQEAYRRGAVGLPYAEGAERVSHAVCFAMGYLLSHADISIHCPVTMTGAVAHVLDTLAPADVRDRYLPEMTRMDGHTKSGGTWATELHGGSDVGATTTRAEQRNDGWRLDGVKWFTSNAGSGLALATARPADFDGRDVAGGRGLGCYLVPSHLDDGSPNHYRARRLKEKAGTRGLATAELDLLGAFAVEMAPPPVGLRVMMAALEYSRIHNAVGSAGMLRRAFLESAGWAFHRTAFGRTLRHYPMVQDQLLDMQMEMEAATALAFESVLAFDAQLQNPEGADWLRLVTALAKYRTAEQCVTACRRSVEMVGGNGYTEEWPTARLYRDCLVTAVWEGPANIQALELLRLVAGRRPGNQIFLARVGAVLSDLPNEAKLPGIADAAEILEGAMEECRAALSYLRGNPEEGPRHGRRLLELMSDTMAAALLLEEAVDELALGDRRKWLVARRFVHKVLAKSDPIGPDADPASAAFDAVLAYEPVD from the coding sequence ATGAGCGGCAGCGCCCCCTATCCCCGCACGGTGCGGGGAACCAACCTGTTCGACACGGATGTCAACCTGCACCGGCTGCTGGAGCGCCGCGCCCCCCATGTGATGGAGCGGCATGGGGAGCGGCTATCCGATTTCGGCGCCTGGGCCGGCACGCGCTTGGACGAGCAGGCGGAATATACCGACCGCTTCGCCCCGCCGAAGCTGGACCCCTATGACGGCGACGGCCAGCGCACCGGCCGGGTGGTGTTCAATTCCGACTATCTGGACTGCCACCAGGAGGCCTACCGCCGCGGGGCCGTGGGCCTGCCCTATGCCGAGGGGGCGGAGCGGGTGAGCCATGCCGTCTGCTTCGCCATGGGCTACCTGCTGTCCCATGCCGACATCTCCATCCATTGCCCGGTCACCATGACGGGGGCGGTGGCGCATGTGCTGGACACGCTGGCCCCGGCGGATGTGCGGGACCGCTACCTGCCGGAAATGACCCGCATGGATGGGCACACCAAATCCGGCGGCACCTGGGCGACGGAGCTGCATGGCGGTTCCGATGTCGGGGCCACCACCACGCGGGCGGAGCAGCGCAATGATGGCTGGCGGCTGGACGGGGTGAAGTGGTTCACCAGCAATGCCGGTTCCGGCCTGGCGCTGGCCACCGCCCGGCCGGCGGATTTCGACGGGCGGGACGTGGCCGGCGGGCGGGGGCTCGGCTGCTACCTCGTGCCCAGCCATCTGGACGATGGCAGCCCCAACCACTACCGCGCCCGCCGCCTGAAGGAGAAGGCGGGCACCCGCGGCCTTGCCACGGCGGAGCTTGATCTGCTGGGCGCGTTCGCGGTGGAGATGGCCCCGCCGCCCGTGGGGTTGCGGGTGATGATGGCGGCGTTGGAGTACAGCCGCATCCACAATGCCGTGGGCAGCGCCGGCATGCTGCGCCGGGCCTTCCTGGAATCGGCGGGCTGGGCCTTCCACCGCACCGCCTTCGGCCGCACGCTGCGCCACTATCCCATGGTGCAGGACCAGTTGCTGGACATGCAGATGGAGATGGAGGCGGCGACGGCCCTGGCCTTCGAATCCGTCCTAGCCTTCGACGCCCAGCTCCAGAATCCGGAGGGGGCGGACTGGCTGCGGCTGGTCACGGCGCTGGCCAAGTACCGCACGGCGGAACAGTGCGTGACCGCCTGCCGCCGATCCGTGGAGATGGTGGGCGGCAACGGCTATACGGAGGAATGGCCGACCGCCCGGCTGTACCGCGACTGCCTGGTCACCGCGGTGTGGGAGGGGCCGGCCAACATCCAGGCGCTGGAGCTGCTGCGCCTCGTCGCCGGCCGCCGTCCGGGGAACCAGATCTTCCTGGCGCGGGTGGGGGCGGTGCTGTCCGACCTGCCCAATGAAGCCAAGCTGCCCGGCATTGCCGACGCGGCGGAGATTCTCGAGGGCGCCATGGAGGAATGCCGGGCCGCCCTGTCCTATCTTCGCGGCAATCCCGAGGAGGGGCCGCGCCATGGCCGCCGGCTGCTGGAGCTGATGTCCGACACCATGGCGGCCGCCCTGCTGCTGGAGGAGGCGGTGGATGAACTGGCCCTGGGCGACCGCCGCAAATGGCTGGTGGCCCGGCGCTTCGTGCACAAGGTGCTGGCCAAGTCCGACCCCATCGGCCCCGATGCCGATCCCGCCAGCGCCGCCTTTGACGCCGTGCTGGCCTATGAGCCGGTTGATTAA
- a CDS encoding HAD family hydrolase — protein sequence MPFPRPVRAVVFDMDGLLIDTEKPVRAATLAAAIAVGRPMDEAFYATVIGTPWPETWARLKVFFGGEEQLTRFRAAFEAEISGLARDLRLMAGVVELLDHLDRAGLPMAVCTSTGRDKALLHLEKVGILSRFRHVVTRDDVTRGKPHPEPYLTAAARLGVDPADCLALEDSHNGIRAAHGAGMMAVMVPDLLPATDEIKALCHHVADDLHAVRALLARAGH from the coding sequence TTGCCCTTTCCCCGCCCCGTGCGCGCCGTCGTCTTCGACATGGACGGCCTGCTGATCGACACGGAAAAGCCGGTGCGCGCCGCCACACTGGCCGCCGCCATCGCCGTGGGCCGGCCCATGGACGAGGCTTTCTACGCCACCGTGATCGGCACCCCCTGGCCGGAGACCTGGGCGCGGCTGAAGGTCTTCTTCGGGGGGGAGGAGCAGTTGACGCGGTTCCGCGCCGCGTTTGAGGCGGAAATCTCCGGCCTTGCCCGCGACCTCCGCCTGATGGCCGGGGTGGTGGAGCTGCTGGACCATCTGGACAGGGCCGGCCTGCCCATGGCGGTCTGCACCAGCACGGGGCGGGACAAGGCGCTGCTGCATCTGGAGAAGGTAGGAATCCTGTCCCGCTTCCGCCATGTGGTGACGCGCGACGACGTCACCCGCGGCAAGCCGCACCCGGAACCCTATCTCACCGCCGCGGCACGGCTGGGGGTGGACCCGGCGGACTGCCTGGCGCTGGAGGACAGCCACAACGGCATCCGCGCCGCCCATGGGGCCGGCATGATGGCCGTGATGGTGCCGGACCTGCTGCCCGCGACGGACGAGATCAAGGCGCTGTGCCACCATGTCGCCGACGATCTGCACGCCGTCCGCGCCCTGCTGGCCCGGGCGGGCCATTGA